From Micromonospora echinospora, one genomic window encodes:
- a CDS encoding ATP-binding protein, which translates to MTVTEHVRPAAPPETTAQVLSAEQRYADELAFLAAYDDGARPPGWALTPRAVVTFIRGSDGEALTLPAGRRTGPDGTELPATMTIPPKFVGERSLVERCVVTLAGERGLLLVGEPGTAKSMLSELLAAAVCGTSALTVQGTAGTTEDAFRYGWNYALLLAQGPTPQALVDSPVLTAMRTGRVVRIEEVTRCLPEVQDALVSILSDRRMNVPELSGTEDGLIRAMPGFTVIATANLRDRGVSEMSSALKRRFNFETIHPISDADTETDLVRRQATAAVQRAGATYTVDDAVLDALVTVFRDLRSGRSGEGWDVERPGTVMSTAEAVQVAASLGLAAAYLPGGDALDLVPGHLLGVVRKDDQNDHARLLGYWDGPVRRRAEDGSAMWRRLWDLRENLR; encoded by the coding sequence GTGACCGTGACGGAACACGTCCGCCCCGCCGCGCCGCCGGAGACCACCGCCCAGGTTCTCTCCGCCGAACAGCGGTACGCCGACGAGCTGGCCTTCCTGGCCGCGTACGACGACGGGGCCCGGCCGCCGGGCTGGGCGCTGACCCCGCGCGCCGTGGTGACCTTCATCCGGGGCAGCGACGGCGAGGCGTTGACGCTGCCCGCCGGCCGGCGCACCGGTCCGGACGGCACCGAACTGCCGGCCACCATGACCATCCCGCCGAAGTTCGTCGGGGAGCGGAGCCTGGTCGAGCGGTGCGTGGTCACCCTGGCCGGTGAGCGGGGCCTGCTGCTGGTCGGCGAGCCCGGCACCGCCAAGTCGATGCTGTCCGAGCTGCTGGCCGCCGCGGTCTGCGGCACCAGCGCGCTGACCGTGCAGGGCACCGCCGGCACCACCGAGGACGCCTTCCGGTACGGCTGGAACTACGCCCTGCTGCTCGCCCAGGGTCCCACCCCGCAGGCGCTGGTCGACTCGCCGGTGCTGACCGCGATGCGCACCGGCCGGGTGGTCCGGATCGAGGAGGTCACCCGCTGCCTGCCCGAGGTGCAGGACGCGCTGGTGTCCATCCTGTCCGACCGGCGGATGAACGTGCCGGAGCTCTCCGGCACCGAGGACGGCCTGATCCGCGCGATGCCCGGGTTCACCGTGATCGCCACCGCCAACCTGCGGGACCGGGGCGTGTCGGAGATGTCCTCGGCGCTCAAGCGGCGGTTCAACTTCGAGACCATCCACCCGATCTCCGACGCGGACACCGAGACCGACCTGGTCCGCCGGCAGGCCACCGCCGCCGTGCAGCGCGCCGGCGCGACGTACACGGTGGACGACGCGGTGCTGGACGCCCTGGTCACCGTGTTCCGTGACCTGCGGTCCGGCCGGTCGGGCGAGGGCTGGGACGTGGAACGGCCCGGCACCGTGATGTCCACCGCCGAGGCGGTGCAGGTGGCCGCGTCGCTCGGCCTGGCCGCCGCGTACCTGCCCGGCGGGGACGCGCTCGACCTGGTCCCCGGGCACCTGCTCGGCGTGGTCCGCAAGGACGACCAGAACGACCACGCGCGGCTGCTCGGCTACTGGGACGGCCCGGTCCGCCGCCGGGCCGAGGACGGCTCGGCGATGTGGCGCCGGCTCTGGGACCTGCGGGAGAACCTGCGTTGA
- a CDS encoding vWA domain-containing protein yields the protein MTILSRTSTGAARPPADPSTVDPTTADPRAVVDALAGSVQPYLIGVRHHSPALAAVVPALLDAAGAEVVCVELPADFQHWLPYLSDPAARAPLALVGSDGADGPMGFYPFADFSPELAAIRWARQRGVEVVCCDLPLGDPGWTAGTTDPDPAELDPAVDAGPTADGDPDAGAPVPGLRRSGYAAALGASGTGRDGDDLWDRVVEVRAPGCPPEAVRRAALGVGWAMRTDSASGDGVPARDLARERHMRRVLAEAGADGRRVAAVVGAFHAPNLLATASTDEVTAASTRPGGAPAGPLRSVTTPAGPATANGGGTAVTSLVPYAFDLLDSRSGYPAGIRDPRWQQSVFTAAGDPERIRAAAARAVTDVCRELRAAGHTAGTGEAAETVRLAGDLARLRDLPAPGRGEVLEAVTTVLGQGELLGRGRALARALETVLVGAERGRTAPGTPRSGLGPAVEAELAALRLPNPDSPKSREVRLDPLRTELDGRREILLQRLQVCGVGYGEAIAVSGTGDGAALTTRWQLAWTPSVAARLDLVGVRGVTAALAAAGTLRERFRREVADGGPTAGQLLTGLRDTARCDLPELVTDRLDLAATVLPGTGTLPELLAALDLLEALRREHLPGTTADSRARAAELAVALLDAAVRGLPGLAGSDTAADAAALVDLAVRAGEERIGLRLDEALGHLARSGSALIQGAALAARVLLDLTDLETLGNRVAGWIDAATGPDTRRHLHRLLGGLLTAAHPLLQSAPAALDPLLERIERLTDTEFLDRLPALRGGFDVLTPAARERLLHTVTERLGDRLDLALSAPPELLARWAAADAAGRAVLVSRHIPIPGTPTGSVDAPVGAASGPDTPTVGLTPADRWRLLLGRQPDRLPADARRYARALDELYGAGQGEGATDLGQAAGGGQEASFPTAREWADELEALFGASVREEVIARAAENGRTDVLTELDPAAVRPSMELLTSVLSLAGGLPEGQLAKLRPLVRRLVEELTRQLATQVRPALTGLANPRPSRRPGGRINLARTLRANLAHTQRLGDGRTVVVPERPVFNTRTRNEADWRLVLVVDVSGSMEASVVWSALTAAVLAGVPTLSTHFLAFSTEVVDLTDRVDDPLSLLLEVRVGGGTHIAAGLAHARSLVTVPSRTIVAVVSDFEEGYPLAGLLGEVRALAGSGVHLLGCAALNDRGVPCYSVPVAEQLVAAGMPVAALSPLELARWVGDRVRGGSR from the coding sequence TTGACGATCCTCTCCCGCACGTCGACCGGTGCGGCCCGGCCGCCCGCCGACCCGTCGACGGTCGATCCGACGACGGCCGACCCGCGCGCCGTGGTCGACGCGCTCGCCGGCTCGGTCCAGCCGTACCTGATCGGGGTGCGGCACCACAGCCCGGCGCTGGCGGCGGTGGTCCCGGCACTGCTGGACGCCGCCGGGGCCGAGGTGGTCTGCGTCGAGCTGCCGGCCGACTTCCAGCACTGGCTGCCGTACCTGTCCGACCCGGCCGCCCGCGCTCCGTTGGCCCTGGTGGGCAGCGACGGCGCGGACGGGCCGATGGGCTTCTACCCGTTCGCCGACTTTTCCCCGGAACTGGCCGCGATCCGCTGGGCCCGGCAGCGCGGCGTCGAGGTGGTCTGCTGCGACCTGCCGCTGGGCGACCCCGGCTGGACCGCCGGAACCACCGACCCGGACCCGGCCGAACTGGACCCGGCCGTCGACGCCGGGCCGACCGCCGACGGTGATCCCGACGCCGGTGCGCCGGTGCCCGGCCTGCGCCGGTCCGGCTACGCCGCCGCGCTCGGCGCCAGCGGCACCGGCCGGGACGGCGACGACCTGTGGGACCGGGTGGTCGAGGTACGGGCCCCGGGCTGCCCGCCCGAGGCGGTCCGCCGGGCCGCCCTCGGTGTCGGCTGGGCGATGCGGACCGACAGCGCCAGCGGCGACGGCGTCCCGGCCCGGGACCTGGCCCGCGAGCGGCACATGCGCCGGGTGCTGGCCGAGGCCGGCGCCGACGGCCGGCGGGTCGCCGCCGTGGTCGGCGCCTTCCACGCCCCGAACCTGCTCGCCACCGCGTCGACCGACGAGGTCACCGCCGCGTCCACCCGGCCCGGCGGGGCCCCGGCCGGCCCGCTCCGGTCCGTGACGACCCCGGCCGGACCGGCCACCGCCAACGGCGGCGGCACGGCGGTCACCTCGCTGGTGCCCTACGCGTTCGACCTGCTCGACTCCCGGTCCGGCTACCCGGCCGGCATCCGTGACCCGCGCTGGCAGCAGTCCGTCTTCACCGCCGCCGGTGACCCGGAACGGATCCGGGCCGCCGCCGCCCGCGCGGTCACCGACGTGTGCCGGGAACTCCGCGCGGCCGGGCACACCGCCGGCACCGGCGAGGCCGCCGAGACGGTACGACTCGCCGGCGACCTGGCCCGGCTGCGGGACCTGCCCGCCCCCGGACGGGGCGAGGTGCTGGAGGCGGTGACCACCGTGCTCGGCCAGGGTGAACTGCTCGGCCGTGGCCGGGCGCTGGCCCGGGCGCTGGAGACCGTGCTGGTCGGGGCCGAGCGGGGCCGGACCGCCCCCGGTACGCCCCGCTCCGGGCTCGGCCCCGCGGTCGAGGCGGAACTCGCCGCGCTGCGGCTGCCCAACCCGGACAGTCCGAAGTCCCGCGAGGTCCGGCTGGACCCGCTGCGCACCGAGCTGGACGGACGGCGGGAGATCCTGCTGCAACGCCTCCAGGTCTGCGGCGTCGGCTACGGCGAGGCGATCGCGGTGTCCGGCACCGGCGACGGCGCGGCCCTGACCACCCGCTGGCAACTGGCCTGGACGCCGTCCGTGGCGGCCCGACTGGACCTGGTCGGCGTACGCGGGGTGACCGCGGCGCTGGCCGCGGCCGGCACCCTGCGGGAGCGGTTCCGTCGGGAGGTCGCCGACGGCGGCCCCACCGCCGGGCAACTGCTCACCGGGCTGCGCGACACCGCCCGGTGCGACCTGCCCGAGCTGGTCACCGACCGGCTCGACCTGGCCGCCACGGTGCTGCCGGGCACCGGCACCCTGCCCGAGCTGCTGGCCGCGCTGGACCTGCTGGAGGCGCTGCGCCGGGAACACCTGCCCGGCACCACCGCCGACAGCCGGGCCCGGGCGGCCGAGTTGGCCGTCGCGCTGCTGGACGCGGCGGTGCGCGGGCTGCCCGGCCTGGCCGGCAGCGACACCGCCGCCGACGCCGCCGCGCTGGTCGACCTCGCGGTGCGGGCCGGCGAGGAACGGATCGGACTGCGCCTGGACGAGGCCCTCGGCCACCTGGCCCGGTCCGGTTCGGCGCTGATCCAGGGCGCCGCCCTGGCCGCCCGGGTCCTGCTCGACCTCACCGACCTGGAGACCCTGGGCAACCGGGTGGCCGGCTGGATCGACGCGGCGACCGGACCGGACACCCGACGGCACCTGCACCGGCTGCTCGGCGGTCTGCTCACGGCGGCGCACCCGCTGTTGCAGTCCGCCCCGGCCGCGCTGGACCCGCTGCTGGAACGGATCGAGCGGCTCACCGACACCGAGTTCCTGGACCGGCTGCCGGCGCTGCGCGGCGGGTTCGACGTGCTCACCCCGGCGGCCCGGGAGCGGCTGCTGCACACCGTCACCGAACGGCTGGGCGACCGGCTCGACCTGGCCCTGTCCGCTCCGCCCGAGCTGCTGGCCCGCTGGGCCGCCGCCGACGCGGCCGGTCGCGCCGTCCTGGTCTCCCGACACATCCCGATTCCGGGCACGCCGACCGGCTCGGTCGACGCGCCGGTCGGCGCCGCGTCCGGACCGGACACCCCGACCGTCGGGCTCACGCCCGCGGACCGGTGGCGGCTGCTGCTCGGCCGCCAACCCGACCGGTTGCCGGCCGACGCCCGCCGCTACGCCCGTGCGCTGGACGAGCTGTACGGGGCCGGGCAGGGCGAGGGCGCCACCGATCTCGGTCAGGCGGCCGGCGGCGGCCAGGAAGCCTCCTTCCCGACCGCCCGGGAGTGGGCCGACGAACTCGAGGCGCTGTTCGGCGCCTCGGTACGCGAGGAGGTCATCGCCCGGGCGGCCGAGAACGGCCGCACCGACGTGCTCACCGAACTCGACCCGGCGGCGGTACGCCCCTCGATGGAGCTGCTGACCTCGGTGCTGTCCCTGGCCGGTGGCCTGCCCGAGGGGCAACTGGCCAAGCTGCGGCCCCTGGTCCGGCGGCTGGTCGAGGAGCTGACCCGGCAGTTGGCCACGCAGGTGCGCCCGGCGCTGACCGGGCTGGCCAACCCGCGTCCGTCCCGCCGCCCCGGCGGGCGGATCAACCTCGCCCGTACGTTGCGGGCGAACCTGGCGCACACCCAGCGGCTCGGCGACGGCCGGACGGTGGTGGTGCCGGAACGCCCGGTCTTCAACACCCGGACCCGCAACGAGGCCGACTGGCGGTTGGTGCTGGTGGTCGACGTGTCCGGCTCGATGGAGGCGTCGGTGGTGTGGTCGGCGTTGACCGCTGCCGTCCTGGCCGGGGTGCCCACCCTGTCCACTCACTTCCTCGCCTTCTCCACCGAGGTGGTCGACCTGACCGACCGGGTCGACGACCCGCTGTCGCTGCTGCTGGAGGTGCGCGTCGGCGGCGGCACGCACATCGCCGCCGGACTGGCCCACGCCCGCTCGCTGGTGACCGTGCCGAGCCGCACCATCGTCGCGGTGGTCAGCGACTTCGAGGAGGGCTACCCGCTGGCCGGGCTGCTCGGCGAGGTCCGCGCGCTCGCCGGTTCCGGGGTGCACCTGCTCGGCTGCGCCGCGCTGAACGACAGGGGAGTGCCCTGCTACTCGGTGCCGGTCGCCGAGCAGCTCGTCGCGGCCGGGATGCCGGTCGCTGCTCTCAGCCCGCTCGAACTCGCCCGCTGGGTGGGCGACCGTGTCCGCGGAGGATCACGTTGA
- a CDS encoding M14 family metallopeptidase: MRRSRLPITLLALTALVGSSLVATAPAGAEPTARTGADQAHDHPHSANSVRIQMTGADMLEKVVAAGFDIDHGLRRVPDGIEGEAVVTTEQVAALKAMGVQVLDDDEGFEWSEEADGGLRALGARAVPSFSHEKTVRVVRADWFTTKGQGFLYVEARTTEGQQASPIVAMQLENDSGQGTPFGFARTMSRFVDSGQYMFHRNLFKLDARPSQIRVTSSTGGVTTGTVSNWLEDAPPPLTARPGYQADFVDGYRHPQQLFSRAKEIAQQYPDIAEIVYLPHRTNGYQRKAQATIGGTGQEAVVVSSAAWGHEGGNDVTVEFVDRPGGNLPLTVEVTGKAVRVLLAKDASGALASTAAQVAAALESQSQGLIDRAHPYRTNTGTGIVVPTAGPVALSDFLDEKRVGAPEGEVPRGPASIPVLRIGKHRDGRNPGVLIQAQDHAREWVPATTTLETAERLVRNYKTDQETKKIVQDTDIFLILSNNPDGANYSFYNYASQRKNLTNHCEDANADPARRNSWGVDLNRNYRVGSGHDGYAGGSTTCTSGTYQGPEKLSEPESKNVVWLVEKYSNIKFMMSVHSNGGQLFWQPGAYIADGRITTPRPPLGDEAFYWQSAGRILSQVKAHRETVVTPENVGGSSDVLYSSAGNVREDMYHTYGIYSFGWEVGGSVYNPATGNWQGGSFQPPWVGDPTLVSGHAETMEYANGIMEMFRIAAEWGKDKKKPTSELVPGGGTYRGPVDVRFETSEPATIYYTTDGSRPTLESPRYEATEFREPGQVFHVTETTTFRWFSVDTAGNIERNYDPTKSDRRDNYRSATVTIGG; encoded by the coding sequence GTGCGACGATCGCGACTGCCCATCACGCTACTCGCGCTGACCGCCCTGGTGGGGAGCAGCCTGGTGGCGACGGCGCCCGCCGGGGCGGAGCCGACCGCCCGGACGGGCGCCGACCAGGCCCACGACCATCCACACTCGGCGAATTCCGTACGTATCCAGATGACCGGCGCCGACATGCTGGAGAAGGTGGTCGCCGCCGGGTTCGACATCGACCACGGCCTCCGGCGCGTGCCGGACGGCATCGAGGGCGAAGCGGTGGTCACCACCGAGCAGGTCGCCGCGCTCAAGGCGATGGGCGTCCAGGTCCTCGACGACGACGAGGGCTTCGAGTGGAGCGAGGAGGCCGACGGTGGCCTCCGGGCCCTCGGCGCGCGGGCCGTTCCGTCGTTCAGCCACGAGAAGACGGTCCGGGTCGTCCGCGCCGACTGGTTCACCACCAAGGGCCAGGGCTTCCTCTACGTCGAGGCGCGCACCACCGAGGGACAGCAGGCGAGCCCGATCGTCGCGATGCAGCTCGAGAACGACTCGGGCCAGGGCACCCCGTTCGGCTTCGCCCGGACGATGAGCCGGTTCGTCGACTCCGGGCAGTACATGTTCCACCGGAACCTGTTCAAGCTCGACGCCCGCCCGAGCCAGATCCGGGTCACCAGCTCGACCGGTGGGGTGACCACCGGCACCGTGTCCAACTGGCTCGAGGACGCCCCGCCGCCGTTGACGGCGCGGCCGGGTTACCAGGCGGACTTCGTCGACGGCTACCGGCACCCGCAGCAACTCTTCAGCCGCGCCAAGGAGATCGCTCAGCAGTACCCGGACATCGCCGAGATCGTCTACCTGCCGCACCGGACGAACGGCTACCAGCGCAAGGCGCAGGCCACCATCGGCGGCACCGGGCAGGAGGCGGTCGTCGTCAGCTCGGCGGCCTGGGGCCACGAGGGCGGTAACGACGTCACCGTCGAGTTCGTGGACCGGCCGGGAGGCAACCTCCCACTCACCGTCGAGGTGACGGGCAAGGCGGTTCGCGTCCTGCTCGCCAAGGACGCCTCCGGCGCGCTCGCGAGCACCGCCGCGCAGGTGGCCGCCGCACTGGAGAGCCAGTCCCAGGGCCTCATCGACCGGGCGCACCCGTACCGCACCAACACGGGTACGGGCATCGTCGTGCCGACGGCGGGTCCGGTCGCGCTCTCCGACTTCCTCGACGAGAAGCGGGTCGGCGCGCCGGAGGGCGAGGTGCCGCGCGGCCCGGCCTCCATCCCGGTCCTGCGGATCGGCAAGCACCGTGACGGCCGGAACCCCGGTGTCCTGATCCAGGCGCAGGACCACGCCCGCGAGTGGGTGCCGGCGACGACCACGTTGGAGACGGCCGAGCGTCTGGTGCGCAACTACAAGACCGACCAGGAGACGAAGAAGATCGTCCAGGACACGGACATCTTCCTCATCCTGTCCAACAACCCCGACGGGGCGAACTACAGCTTCTACAACTACGCCTCCCAGCGGAAGAACCTGACCAACCACTGCGAGGACGCCAACGCCGATCCGGCCCGGCGCAACTCCTGGGGCGTCGACCTGAACCGGAACTACCGGGTCGGGTCGGGTCACGACGGCTACGCGGGCGGGTCGACCACCTGCACCAGCGGCACCTACCAGGGGCCGGAGAAGCTGTCCGAGCCGGAGTCGAAGAACGTCGTCTGGCTGGTGGAGAAGTACTCGAACATCAAGTTCATGATGTCGGTGCACTCCAACGGCGGCCAGTTGTTCTGGCAGCCCGGCGCGTACATCGCGGACGGACGGATCACCACGCCGCGCCCGCCCCTCGGCGACGAGGCGTTCTACTGGCAGTCGGCCGGCCGGATCCTGTCGCAGGTCAAGGCGCACCGGGAGACCGTCGTCACGCCGGAGAACGTGGGCGGCTCGTCGGACGTCCTCTACTCCTCGGCCGGCAACGTGCGCGAGGACATGTACCACACCTACGGGATCTACTCCTTCGGCTGGGAGGTCGGCGGCTCGGTCTACAACCCGGCCACCGGCAACTGGCAGGGCGGCTCGTTCCAGCCGCCGTGGGTGGGTGACCCGACGCTCGTCAGCGGCCACGCCGAGACGATGGAGTACGCCAACGGGATCATGGAGATGTTCCGGATCGCGGCGGAGTGGGGCAAGGACAAGAAGAAGCCGACGTCCGAACTCGTCCCCGGCGGCGGGACGTACCGCGGCCCCGTCGACGTGCGCTTCGAGACGAGCGAGCCGGCCACCATCTACTACACGACGGACGGCAGCCGGCCCACCCTCGAGTCGCCGCGCTACGAGGCGACCGAGTTCCGGGAGCCGGGACAGGTGTTCCACGTGACCGAGACGACCACGTTCCGGTGGTTCTCGGTGGACACCGCCGGCAACATCGAGCGGAACTACGACCCGACGAAGAGCGACCGGCGCGACAACTACCGCAGCGCGACGGTCACCATCGGCGGGTAG